From the genome of Papaver somniferum cultivar HN1 unplaced genomic scaffold, ASM357369v1 unplaced-scaffold_75, whole genome shotgun sequence, one region includes:
- the LOC113344244 gene encoding D-xylose-proton symporter-like 2, whose translation MEHPEQPRLSFFEKESDKSIDARKPLLNGDHSLERYSVLSAIPPFFFPAIGGLLYGYDIGATSGATISLESSKLSGTSWYNLSSVEIGLVVSGSLYGALIGSILAFIIADFLGRRRELITSSLLYFVGAIVTSVAPNFMILVIGRMIYGVGIGLAMHAAPLYIAETAPSQIRGRLISLKEVFIVLGMLLGYTVGSLEIDRVGGWRHMYSTSIPVSLLMAIGMWWLPPSPRWLLLGAIQGKGNTEKARETAIYCLCRLRGGGDSAPDQVDEMLNELSYVEGEKETSFRDIFQGKCLKALTIGAGLVLFQQITGQPSVLYYAATILKSAGFSAASDATRVSILLGLLKLIMTGVAVLAVDKLGRRPLLLGGVSGIAVSLFLLGSYYTFLNNAPFVAVSSLLLYVSCYQLSFGPIGWLMISEIFPWRLRGRALSIAVLVNFSSNALVTFAFSPVETLIGSGMLFVVFGEIALLALVFIYFIVPETKGLTLEEIEAKIL comes from the exons ATGGAACATCCTGAACAACCCAGACTATCTTTTTTTGAAAAGGAG TCAGATAAATCTATTGATGCACGAAAACCGCTTCTCAATGGTGATCACTCTCTAGAGAGATACTCTGTTCTTTCAGCAATCccacc GTTTTTCTTCCCAGCCATTGGAGGATTGTTATACGGCTATGACATCGGTGCTACATCTGGAGCCACAATTTCTTTGGAG TCGTCTAAACTGAGCGGGACCTCATGGTATAATTTGTCATCTGTGGAGATTGGGCTCGTT GTCAGTGGTTCACTGTATGGGGCCTTAATTGGTTCTATCTTGGCTTTTATCATCGCTGACTTCTTAG GAAGACGAAGGGAGTTAATTACGTCCTCTTTGCTTTATTTTGTTGGAGCTATAGTAACCTCGGTTGCACCCAACTTCATGATTTTGGTGATCGGACGTATGATATATGGTGTAGGAATTGGACTG GCAATGCATGCTGCTCCGCTGTACATTGCAGAGACTGCACCAAGTCAGATACGAGGGAGACTGATTTCTCTTAAAGAGGTCTTTATAGTTCTAGGAATGCTG TTAGGTTATACAGTTGGCAGTCTGGAAATTGATAGAGTTGGAGGATGGCGTCATATGTATTCTACTAGTATTCCTGTATCTTTGCTTATGGCAATTGGAATGTGGTGGTTGCCCCCATCACCGCGATGGTTGTTATTAGGCGCCATACAAGGAAAGGGAAATACAGAGAAGGCAAGAGAAACTGCAATATATTGTTTGTGCCGGCTGAGGGGTGGTGGTGATTCAGCTCCAGACCAAGTAGATGAAATGCTGAATGAGCTTTCTTATGTTGAAGGAGAAAAGGAGACCTCATTCAGGGATATTTTTCAAGGAAAATGCTTGAAAGCACTTACCATTGGTGCTGGTTTGGTTTTGTTTCAGCAG ATCACAGGGCAACCAAGTGTGTTATATTATGCTGCAACGATTCTAAAG AGTGCAGGGTTCTCTGCTGCATCTGATGCTACCCGGGTCTCGATTCTTCTAGGTCTACTGAAG TTGATAATGACTGGAGTAGCGGTCCTTGCGGTCGATAAACTTGGGCGAAGACCATTACTGCTTGGAGGTGTCAGTGGCATT GCAGTTTCTTTGTTCTTACTTGGGTCATATTACACTTTCTTGAATAATGCACCATTCGTTGCTGTTTCTTCCTTATTGCTGTATGTTTCATGTTATCAG CTATCCTTTGGACCTATTGGCTGGTTAATGATTTCGGAGATTTTCCCCTGGCGCCTTAGAGGACGTGCATTAAGTATCGCAGTTCTTGTGAACTTTTCTTCAAATGCACTAGTCACGTTCGCTTTCTCTCCAGTTGAG ACATTGATTGGGTCTGGAATGCTGTTTGTTGTGTTTGGGGAGATAGCTCTACTGGCCCTCGTCTTCATATACTTCATTGTACCAGAAACAAAGGGGCTGACTCTTGAGGAAATAGAGGCTAAGATTCTGTAA